One window of the Delphinus delphis chromosome 20, mDelDel1.2, whole genome shotgun sequence genome contains the following:
- the CYTH2 gene encoding cytohesin-2 isoform X2 gives MEDGVYEPPDLTPEERMELENIRRRKQELLVEIQRLREELSEAMSEVEGLEANEGSKTLQRNRKMAMGRKKFNMDPKKGIQFLVENELLQNTPEEIARFLYKGEGLNKTAIGDYLGEREELNLAVLHAFVDLHEFTDLNLVQALRQFLWSFRLPGEAQKIDRMMEAFAQRYCLCNPGVFQSTDTCYVLSFAVIMLNTSLHNPNVRDKPGLERFVAMNRGINEGGDLPEELLRNLYDSIRNEPFKIPEDDGNDLTHTFFNPDREGWLLKLGGRVKTWKRRWFILTDNCLYYFEYTTDKEPRGIIPLENLSIREVDDPRKPNCFELYIRNNKGQLIKACKTEADGRVVEGNHMVYRISAPTQEEKDEWIKSIQAAVSVDPFYEMLAARKKRISVKKKQEQP, from the exons ATGGAGGACGGTGTCTATG AACCCCCGGACCTGACTCCGGAGGAGCGGATGGAGCTGGAGAACATCCGGCGGCGGAAGCAGGAGCTGCTGGTGGAGATCCAGCGCCTGCGCGAGGAGCTCAGCGAAGCCATGAGCGAGGTGGAGGGTCTGGAGGCCAATGAGGGCAG CAAGACCTTGCAACGGAACCGGAAGATGGCAATGGGCAGGAAGAAGTTCAATATGGACCCCAAAAAG GGGATCCAGTTCCTGGTGGAGAATGAACTTCTGCAGAACACACCCGAGGAGATCGCCCGCTTCCTGTACAAGGGCGAAGGCCTGAACAAGACGGCCATCGGGGACTACCTGGGGGAGAG GGAAGAGCTGAACCTGGCAGTGCTCCACGCCTTCGTGGATCTGCATGAGTTCACCGACCTCAATCTGGTGCAGGCCCTCAG GCAGTTCCTCTGGAGCTTCCGCCTCCCTGGAGAAGCCCAGAAGATTGATCGGATGATGGAAGCCTTTGCCCAGCGCTACTGCCTGTGCAACCCGGGGGTTTTCCAGTCCACAG ACACGTGCTACGTGCTGTCCTTCGCCGTGATCATGCTGAACACCAGCCTTCACAACCCCAACGTCCGGGACAAGCCGGGCCTGGAGCGCTTTGTGGCCATGAACCGGGGCATCAATGAGGGCGGGGACCTGCCTGAGGAGCTGCTCAGG AACCTCTACGACAGCATCCGAAATGAGCCCTTCAAGATTCCTGAGGATGATGGGAATGATCTGACCCACACCTTCTTCAACCCGGACCGGGAGGGCTGGCTCCTTAAGCTGG GGGGCCGGGTGAAGACGTGGAAGCGGCGCTGGTTTATCCTCACGGACAACTGCCTCTACTATTTTGAGTACACGACG GACAAGGAGCCCCGAGGAATCATCCCCTTGGAGAATCTGAGCATCCGCGAGGTGGACGACCCCCGGAAACCA AACTGCTTCGAGCTCTACATCCGCAACAACAAGGGGCAGCTCATCAAAGCCTGCAAGACAGAGGCAGATGGCCGGGTGGTTGAGGGGAACCACATGGTGTACCGGATCTCGGCCCCCACGCAGGAGGAGAAGGACGAGTGGATCAAGTCCATCCA GGCCGCCGTGAGCGTGGACCCGTTCTATGAGATGTTGGCTGCGAGGAAGAAGCGGATTTCCGTCAAGAAGAAGCAGGAGCAGCCCtga
- the CYTH2 gene encoding cytohesin-2 isoform X1 yields the protein MEDGVYEPPDLTPEERMELENIRRRKQELLVEIQRLREELSEAMSEVEGLEANEGSKTLQRNRKMAMGRKKFNMDPKKGIQFLVENELLQNTPEEIARFLYKGEGLNKTAIGDYLGEREELNLAVLHAFVDLHEFTDLNLVQALRQFLWSFRLPGEAQKIDRMMEAFAQRYCLCNPGVFQSTDTCYVLSFAVIMLNTSLHNPNVRDKPGLERFVAMNRGINEGGDLPEELLRNLYDSIRNEPFKIPEDDGNDLTHTFFNPDREGWLLKLGGGRVKTWKRRWFILTDNCLYYFEYTTDKEPRGIIPLENLSIREVDDPRKPNCFELYIRNNKGQLIKACKTEADGRVVEGNHMVYRISAPTQEEKDEWIKSIQAAVSVDPFYEMLAARKKRISVKKKQEQP from the exons ATGGAGGACGGTGTCTATG AACCCCCGGACCTGACTCCGGAGGAGCGGATGGAGCTGGAGAACATCCGGCGGCGGAAGCAGGAGCTGCTGGTGGAGATCCAGCGCCTGCGCGAGGAGCTCAGCGAAGCCATGAGCGAGGTGGAGGGTCTGGAGGCCAATGAGGGCAG CAAGACCTTGCAACGGAACCGGAAGATGGCAATGGGCAGGAAGAAGTTCAATATGGACCCCAAAAAG GGGATCCAGTTCCTGGTGGAGAATGAACTTCTGCAGAACACACCCGAGGAGATCGCCCGCTTCCTGTACAAGGGCGAAGGCCTGAACAAGACGGCCATCGGGGACTACCTGGGGGAGAG GGAAGAGCTGAACCTGGCAGTGCTCCACGCCTTCGTGGATCTGCATGAGTTCACCGACCTCAATCTGGTGCAGGCCCTCAG GCAGTTCCTCTGGAGCTTCCGCCTCCCTGGAGAAGCCCAGAAGATTGATCGGATGATGGAAGCCTTTGCCCAGCGCTACTGCCTGTGCAACCCGGGGGTTTTCCAGTCCACAG ACACGTGCTACGTGCTGTCCTTCGCCGTGATCATGCTGAACACCAGCCTTCACAACCCCAACGTCCGGGACAAGCCGGGCCTGGAGCGCTTTGTGGCCATGAACCGGGGCATCAATGAGGGCGGGGACCTGCCTGAGGAGCTGCTCAGG AACCTCTACGACAGCATCCGAAATGAGCCCTTCAAGATTCCTGAGGATGATGGGAATGATCTGACCCACACCTTCTTCAACCCGGACCGGGAGGGCTGGCTCCTTAAGCTGGG AGGGGGCCGGGTGAAGACGTGGAAGCGGCGCTGGTTTATCCTCACGGACAACTGCCTCTACTATTTTGAGTACACGACG GACAAGGAGCCCCGAGGAATCATCCCCTTGGAGAATCTGAGCATCCGCGAGGTGGACGACCCCCGGAAACCA AACTGCTTCGAGCTCTACATCCGCAACAACAAGGGGCAGCTCATCAAAGCCTGCAAGACAGAGGCAGATGGCCGGGTGGTTGAGGGGAACCACATGGTGTACCGGATCTCGGCCCCCACGCAGGAGGAGAAGGACGAGTGGATCAAGTCCATCCA GGCCGCCGTGAGCGTGGACCCGTTCTATGAGATGTTGGCTGCGAGGAAGAAGCGGATTTCCGTCAAGAAGAAGCAGGAGCAGCCCtga
- the KCNJ14 gene encoding ATP-sensitive inward rectifier potassium channel 14 produces MGLARALRRLSGALESANNRAGDEEQAGPELCRNGWAPAQSQVGRRRGRFVKKDGHCNVRFVNLGGQGARYLSDLFTTCVDVRWRWMCLLFSCSFLASWLLFGLAFWLIASLHGDLAAPPPTAPCFSQVASFLAAFLFALETQTSIGYGVRSVTEECPAAVAAVVLQCIAGCVLDAFVVGAVMAKMAKPKKRNETLIFSENAVVALRDRRLCLMWRVGNLRRSHLVEAHVRAQLLQPRVTPEGEYIPLDHQDVDVGFDGGTDRIFLVSPITIVHEIDSASPLYELGRAELARADFELVVILEGMVEATAMTTQCRSSYLPGELLWGHRFEPVLFQRGSQYEVDYRHFHRTYEVPGTPVCSAKELDERAERASHSPKSGFPGSLAAFCYENELALSCCHEEEEEEEGDAAEAEDRAASPRVLTPTLALTLPP; encoded by the exons ATGGGCCTGGCCAGGGCCCTGCGCCGCCTGAGCGGCGCCCTGGAGTCGGCGAACAATCGGGCGGGAGATGAGGAGCAGGCCGGGCCCGAGTTGTGCCGCAACGGGTGGGCGCCAGCGCAGTCGCAAGTGGGGCGGCGCCGCGGGCGCTTCGTCAAGAAGGACGGGCACTGCAACGTGCGCTTCGTGAACCTGGGCGGCCAGGGCGCGCGCTACCTGAGCGACCTGTTCACCACGTGCGTGGACGTGCGCTGGCGCTGGATGTGCCTGCTCTTCTCCTGCTCCTTCCTCGCCTCCTGGCTGCTCTTCGGCCTGGCCTTCTGGCTCATCGCCTCCCTGCACGGCGACCTGGCTGCCCCACCGCCAACCGCCCCCTGCTTCTCGCAGGTGGCTAGCTTCTTGGCCGCCTTCCTCTTCGCGCTGGAGACGCAGACGTCCATTGGCTACGGCGTGCGCAGCGTCACCGAGGAGTGTCCGGCCGCCGTGGCCGCTGTGGTGCTGCAGTGCATCGCCGGTTGCGTGCTGGACGCCTTTGTCGTGGGCGCCGTCATGGCCAAGATGGCCAAGCCCAAGAAGCGCAACGAGACACTGATCTTCAGCGAGAACGCCGTCGTGGCGCTGCGCGACCGCCGCCTCTGCCTCATGTGGCGCGTCGGCAACCTGCGCCGCAGCCACCTCGTCGAGGCCCACGtgcgggcccagctgctgcag CCTCGCGTGACCCCGGAGGGTGAGTAcataccgctggaccaccaggatgTGGACGTGGGCTTCGATGGTGGTACCGATCGCATCTTCCTTGTGTCTCCCATCACCATCGTGCATGAGATCGACTCCGCCAGTCCTCTGTATGAACTAGGGCGCGCCGAGCTGGCCCGGGCTGACTTTGAGCTGGTGGTCATTCTTGAGGGCATGGTCGAGGCCACAGCTATGACCACACAGTGTCGCTCTTCCTACCTCCCTGGTGAGCTGCTCTGGGGACATCGTTTTGAGCCGGTCCTCTTCCAGCGTGGCTCCCAGTACGAGGTTGACTATCGCCACTTCCATCGCACTTACGAGGTCCCAGGGACACCCGTCTGCAGCGCCAAGGAGCTGGACGAACGGGCAGAGCGTGCTTCCCACAGCCCCAAGTCTGGCTTCCCCGGCTCTCTTGCAGCGTTTTGCTATGAGAATGAACTTGCTCTGAGTTGCTGccacgaggaagaggaggaagaggagggggatgcGGCAGAGGCAGAAGACAGGGCTGCCAGCCCCCGAGTACTCACACCAACCCTGGCGCTGACCTTGCCCCCATGA